One window from the genome of Rhodococcus sp. ABRD24 encodes:
- a CDS encoding DUF998 domain-containing protein, protein MTARLGSLPARRLSPWLLVASVQFFVCEFLVAGTWRGRYSYRENYVSDLMVPFCGPDGSDPCSRTAVVFRASVVLVGLAFLVAAWAWRGIGAIGSAGAAYLSVAGLGAVVTGVARPDTSWIVHSVGATLFFLFGSLACVTIALSARDVVSGALSSAVPSISGWIGATLVCGVVGAASYFCYSYGWDGGLGIGGMERLGGYATVLGFVGCMQIVRCIGAIVPGVASVGGRDG, encoded by the coding sequence ATGACCGCACGGCTCGGCTCGCTCCCTGCTCGCAGGCTGTCGCCTTGGCTTCTCGTCGCCTCGGTGCAGTTCTTCGTGTGTGAGTTCCTGGTGGCAGGGACCTGGCGCGGCCGATACAGCTACAGAGAGAATTACGTCAGTGATCTGATGGTGCCGTTCTGCGGACCGGACGGCAGCGATCCGTGCAGCCGGACCGCCGTCGTCTTCCGCGCGTCCGTGGTTCTCGTGGGGCTCGCGTTCCTGGTGGCGGCGTGGGCGTGGCGCGGCATCGGTGCGATCGGCTCGGCGGGCGCCGCGTACCTGTCGGTCGCCGGCCTCGGTGCGGTGGTGACCGGTGTCGCGAGGCCGGACACCTCCTGGATCGTGCATTCCGTCGGCGCAACTCTCTTCTTCCTGTTCGGCAGTCTCGCCTGTGTGACCATCGCGTTGTCCGCCCGGGATGTCGTGAGCGGGGCTCTGAGCAGCGCCGTGCCCTCGATATCCGGGTGGATCGGCGCGACCCTCGTGTGCGGCGTCGTCGGTGCGGCTTCCTACTTCTGTTACAGCTACGGGTGGGACGGTGGCCTGGGTATCGGCGGAATGGAACGTCTGGGTGGCTACGCGACCGTGCTGGGATTCGTGGGTTGCATGCAGATCGTGCGCTGTATCGGAGCGATCGTTCCCGGCGTCGCGTCGGTGGGCGGTCGGGATGGCTAG
- a CDS encoding glycoside hydrolase family 16 protein, with protein sequence MFVWVLLACVVGAGWFTEGRYAAGRGVQPTSVLFVDDFDGPPGARPDPARWSYDMGAGGWGNGESQTYTDDSSNVQLDGAGRLVITARGADDGITSARLTTDDRFSFVHGRAEARLKLPAGAGLHPAFWLLGADLDRVGWPESGEIDVVEAVNGADFTHHSLHGPSASGTRWTVGSEDRETPSLTDDFHVYWVERDPGRIAMGIDDRTTASFEPGDLRQGDRWVFDKPFFLLLNVAVGGAWPGPVDPTAPFQSSMLVDWVRVTDG encoded by the coding sequence ATGTTCGTGTGGGTCTTACTCGCGTGCGTCGTCGGCGCCGGTTGGTTCACCGAGGGTCGGTATGCCGCGGGCAGGGGCGTTCAGCCGACGTCGGTGTTGTTCGTCGACGACTTCGACGGCCCGCCGGGTGCGCGGCCGGATCCGGCGCGGTGGAGTTACGACATGGGTGCAGGGGGCTGGGGAAACGGTGAATCTCAGACCTATACCGACGATTCGTCCAATGTCCAACTGGACGGGGCCGGTCGCCTGGTCATCACGGCGCGGGGCGCAGATGACGGGATCACGTCGGCCCGACTCACGACGGACGACCGGTTCAGCTTCGTCCACGGCCGTGCGGAGGCTCGACTGAAGCTGCCGGCAGGTGCCGGACTGCATCCCGCATTCTGGCTACTCGGCGCCGACCTCGATCGGGTGGGATGGCCGGAGTCGGGTGAAATCGACGTGGTCGAAGCCGTCAACGGTGCCGACTTCACGCATCACTCGTTGCACGGACCGTCCGCCTCGGGCACACGGTGGACCGTGGGGTCCGAGGACCGCGAGACCCCCTCGCTCACCGACGACTTCCATGTCTACTGGGTGGAACGGGATCCGGGGCGGATCGCGATGGGGATCGATGACCGCACCACCGCGTCGTTCGAGCCCGGGGATCTGCGCCAAGGGGATCGCTGGGTATTCGACAAGCCGTTCTTCCTGCTACTCAACGTAGCGGTCGGCGGGGCCTGGCCGGGCCCAGTGGATCCGACGGCACCGTTCCAATCGTCGATGCTGGTCGACTGGGTGAGGGTGACCGATGGCTGA
- a CDS encoding glycoside hydrolase family 16 protein — MRWGRSIRFTGVIVFSAALAMGVSLPPGAGARAADREGEHLRTDVALTFSDEFDGPAGAAPNPSFWRYDTGGGGWGNNEKQVYTDSRDNSRLDGSGHLVVEARRNGTGFTSARLVTKGRFDFTYGTVEARIKVPAGKGIHPGFWGLGANIDTVGWPECGEIDALEVIGDGSQYHVGVHGPRSGAGSVAGGQWSRSAAGSIGANLSAGFHNYAVAKSPGSISMSIDGNVVQTVSKSDLGARERWVFDAPTYLLLNVAVGGDWPGPVDGTTPFPATMLVDWVRYSQ; from the coding sequence ATGCGCTGGGGACGATCGATCCGGTTCACGGGAGTCATAGTGTTTTCCGCGGCGTTGGCTATGGGCGTTTCGCTGCCGCCTGGTGCCGGTGCGCGCGCTGCAGACCGGGAGGGTGAGCATTTGAGAACCGATGTCGCCCTGACCTTTTCGGATGAGTTCGACGGCCCCGCCGGAGCAGCGCCCAACCCGTCGTTCTGGCGATACGACACGGGCGGGGGCGGTTGGGGGAACAATGAGAAACAGGTGTACACGGACTCGCGCGACAACTCCAGACTCGACGGCAGCGGGCACCTGGTTGTCGAGGCGCGGCGGAACGGAACCGGTTTCACGTCCGCACGCCTCGTCACGAAGGGGCGGTTCGACTTCACCTACGGCACTGTGGAGGCCCGCATCAAGGTGCCTGCGGGCAAGGGGATACACCCCGGGTTCTGGGGGCTCGGTGCGAACATCGATACCGTCGGCTGGCCCGAATGCGGAGAGATCGACGCGCTCGAGGTGATCGGTGACGGCTCGCAGTACCACGTGGGTGTCCACGGACCGAGGAGCGGCGCCGGTAGTGTCGCGGGTGGCCAGTGGAGTCGCTCCGCGGCCGGTTCGATCGGTGCGAACCTTTCGGCCGGTTTCCACAACTACGCCGTGGCGAAGTCGCCCGGGTCGATCAGCATGTCGATCGACGGCAACGTCGTGCAGACCGTATCGAAGTCGGATTTGGGTGCGAGGGAGCGATGGGTCTTCGACGCCCCGACGTACTTGCTGCTGAACGTCGCTGTCGGTGGTGACTGGCCCGGACCGGTGGACGGCACAACGCCCTTCCCCGCGACCATGCTCGTCGATTGGGTGCGCTACTCGCAGTAG
- the efeU gene encoding iron uptake transporter permease EfeU, with the protein MSVLAAAAGAPSIATQLFGSGLIGVREGLETGIVVMILVAFLVKSERRDALKWVWAGVGAAIAMVAVLFVAIHFGTSTVTGTAAELISGLASVIAVAIVTAMVLWMRTAAASISGHLKTGMGRALEVGPLAVAAMAFFAVGREGVETALLLVGYAENTDGSAWPLVGLLLGIVIAAVLTVLLYVGAVRIDFARFFRYTGVFLVVVAAGILSYGVRALQIAGPLPGGGTMAFDISSGFDTSSWYGTVLSGIFNFRPDPTVLQLLAWVVYLVVVLPLFLRPVTTRPKSAATEENSQITVS; encoded by the coding sequence GTGTCTGTCCTCGCCGCGGCCGCGGGCGCGCCGTCCATCGCGACACAGCTGTTCGGCAGCGGTCTGATCGGCGTCCGCGAGGGCCTCGAGACCGGGATCGTCGTGATGATCCTGGTCGCGTTCCTCGTCAAGTCCGAGCGCCGGGATGCCCTCAAATGGGTATGGGCGGGCGTCGGCGCAGCCATCGCCATGGTCGCCGTCCTCTTCGTCGCCATTCACTTCGGTACCTCGACCGTCACCGGCACAGCCGCTGAACTCATCAGCGGACTCGCGTCTGTCATCGCAGTCGCCATCGTGACCGCCATGGTGCTGTGGATGCGCACCGCTGCCGCGTCGATCTCCGGACATCTGAAGACCGGAATGGGCCGGGCACTGGAGGTCGGGCCGCTCGCGGTCGCCGCAATGGCGTTCTTCGCCGTCGGACGCGAAGGGGTCGAGACCGCACTGCTGCTCGTCGGCTATGCCGAGAACACCGACGGCAGCGCGTGGCCGCTCGTCGGCCTCCTGCTCGGCATCGTGATCGCCGCGGTCCTCACCGTGCTCCTGTACGTGGGCGCCGTCCGCATCGACTTCGCCCGATTCTTCCGTTACACCGGCGTCTTCCTCGTGGTCGTCGCCGCCGGCATCCTCTCCTACGGCGTCCGCGCCCTGCAGATCGCCGGCCCGCTGCCCGGCGGGGGCACGATGGCGTTCGACATCTCGTCGGGGTTCGACACGTCCAGCTGGTACGGGACCGTGCTGTCCGGAATCTTCAACTTCCGCCCCGATCCGACCGTGCTCCAACTCCTGGCGTGGGTCGTCTACCTCGTGGTCGTGCTGCCGCTGTTCCTGCGGCCCGTGACCACTCGGCCGAAGTCGGCCGCCACCGAAGAAAACTCCCAGATCACCGTCTCCTGA
- a CDS encoding DUF501 domain-containing protein, with protein sequence MSESSVPQQDLDAVQAQLGRVPRGVLAIAYRCPDGQPGVVKTAPRLPDGTPFPTLYYLTDPRLTAEASRQESAGVMREMTERLGTDAELAEAYRLAHESYLAERNEIDSLGTDFTGGGMPDRVKCLHVLMAHSLAKGPGVNPFGDESVALAARGKLRGTAIPADWPQYQGPAEDE encoded by the coding sequence GTGAGTGAATCGTCCGTCCCTCAGCAAGATCTCGATGCGGTGCAGGCGCAGTTGGGTCGCGTCCCGCGTGGCGTGCTCGCGATCGCCTACCGCTGCCCGGACGGTCAGCCCGGTGTCGTGAAGACGGCACCCCGGCTGCCCGACGGCACCCCGTTCCCCACCCTGTACTACCTCACGGATCCGCGGCTGACCGCGGAGGCCAGCCGTCAGGAGTCGGCAGGTGTGATGCGTGAGATGACCGAGCGGCTCGGCACCGACGCGGAACTTGCCGAGGCCTACCGTCTCGCCCACGAGTCCTACCTTGCCGAGCGCAACGAGATCGATTCGCTCGGAACCGATTTCACTGGTGGCGGTATGCCGGACCGGGTCAAGTGCCTGCACGTACTCATGGCGCACTCGCTCGCGAAGGGTCCGGGGGTCAACCCGTTCGGCGACGAGTCCGTTGCGCTTGCCGCCCGTGGCAAGCTGCGGGGCACCGCGATTCCCGCGGACTGGCCGCAGTACCAGGGTCCTGCGGAGGACGAGTGA
- the efeB gene encoding iron uptake transporter deferrochelatase/peroxidase subunit — protein MQDSGGQGRNQDSVAEPEPRPGLSRRRLFGAIGAGAVLAGTGAAVGRLTIPEAAASTAQTVPFRGEHQAGIVTPAQDRMHFVAFDVITDSRDELVEMLKKWTSMAERMTAGEEATEDGAIGAGEYKPPSDTGEALDLHASKLTLTIGFGPSLFATDGKDRFGLAGKRPAALTDLPKFTGDALDPARSGGDIAIQACADDPQVAVHAVRNLARVGFGVVAVRWSQLGFGRTSSTSTSQTTPRNLFGFKDGTRNIKAEDPAAVSEFVWVDPNDDQAWMAGGSYLVARRIRMLIEPWDRTTLHEQERVFGRSKGSGAPLGEKDEFSPLNLEAKGAGGKPAIDTDAHVRLASAEELGGIQILRRGYNFTDGTDGFGHLDAGLFFIAYCRDPQKQFVPMQQNLARNDALNEYIKHVGSAVFAVPPGVGDGGYWGSTLFD, from the coding sequence TTGCAGGATAGCGGCGGGCAGGGCCGCAATCAGGACAGCGTCGCAGAGCCCGAGCCACGTCCGGGTCTGTCCCGCCGACGCCTGTTCGGCGCCATCGGAGCGGGCGCCGTGCTCGCCGGGACCGGCGCCGCAGTGGGGCGCCTGACCATCCCCGAGGCGGCAGCATCGACGGCGCAAACAGTTCCTTTTCGTGGCGAGCACCAGGCCGGAATCGTCACGCCCGCACAGGACCGGATGCACTTCGTCGCGTTCGACGTCATCACCGACTCGCGTGACGAACTGGTCGAGATGCTGAAAAAATGGACCTCGATGGCCGAGCGGATGACCGCCGGCGAGGAGGCCACCGAGGACGGTGCGATCGGAGCCGGCGAGTACAAGCCGCCGAGCGACACCGGCGAGGCGCTCGATCTGCACGCGTCCAAACTGACCCTCACGATCGGCTTCGGACCCTCTCTGTTCGCCACCGATGGCAAGGACCGGTTCGGACTGGCAGGTAAACGGCCGGCAGCTCTGACGGATCTGCCGAAGTTCACGGGCGACGCCCTTGACCCCGCCCGCAGCGGCGGCGACATCGCGATCCAGGCCTGCGCCGACGACCCGCAGGTGGCGGTGCACGCCGTCCGCAATCTCGCCCGCGTCGGATTCGGTGTGGTCGCGGTGCGCTGGTCCCAGCTGGGCTTCGGCCGCACCTCGTCGACGTCGACCAGCCAGACCACTCCACGAAACCTGTTCGGGTTCAAGGACGGAACCCGCAACATCAAGGCGGAGGACCCGGCGGCGGTGTCCGAGTTCGTGTGGGTTGACCCCAATGACGATCAGGCCTGGATGGCGGGCGGCTCGTACCTGGTGGCCCGCCGGATCCGAATGCTGATCGAGCCGTGGGACCGCACGACGCTACACGAGCAGGAACGGGTGTTCGGCCGCAGCAAGGGCAGCGGCGCGCCGCTCGGTGAGAAGGACGAGTTCTCGCCGCTCAACCTCGAGGCGAAGGGTGCCGGCGGCAAGCCGGCGATCGACACCGACGCCCACGTGCGGCTTGCCTCGGCGGAGGAGCTCGGCGGCATTCAGATCCTGCGCCGCGGCTACAACTTCACCGATGGCACAGACGGATTCGGTCACCTCGACGCCGGGCTCTTCTTCATCGCCTACTGCCGCGATCCGCAGAAGCAGTTTGTGCCGATGCAGCAGAACCTGGCCCGCAACGATGCGCTCAACGAGTACATCAAGCACGTCGGCTCAGCGGTGTTCGCGGTGCCGCCGGGCGTCGGCGACGGCGGCTACTGGGGGTCGACGCTGTTCGACTGA
- the efeO gene encoding iron uptake system protein EfeO, with the protein MIAPLALAACTSKSSGGESITVTATDTACEISGNTAETGNTTFAITNNGAKVTEFYVFGDGDRVMGEVENVGPGLTRQLIVNLAEAGTYHTACKPGMVGDGIRSEFVVTGDSAAPTDQDGRLAEAAAGYKRYVDSQLAALQETATAFVAAIKAGDIASAKAQYPLTRTYYERIEPIAESFPDDLDPRIDLREVDVEPGWNWTGFHRLEKDLWIQGPQPDTHTIADQLLADLQELTDGVAAPDFRIDPIQMAGGAQTLLDEIARTKITGEEDIFSHTDLYDFQANADGSQAAIASLRPILDERNPELAARIDQRFAELDQALSQYRQGDVFVSYETVTEPQRQALSQKIDALSAEVSQVQGVVAG; encoded by the coding sequence ATGATCGCCCCGCTCGCCCTCGCGGCCTGCACGTCCAAATCCTCAGGCGGCGAATCGATCACCGTGACCGCCACCGACACCGCATGCGAGATCTCGGGCAACACTGCCGAGACCGGCAACACCACATTCGCGATCACCAACAACGGCGCCAAGGTCACCGAATTCTATGTCTTCGGGGACGGCGACCGGGTGATGGGCGAGGTCGAGAACGTCGGACCCGGACTCACCCGCCAGCTGATCGTCAATCTGGCCGAGGCCGGCACCTACCACACCGCGTGCAAACCGGGCATGGTCGGCGACGGCATACGCAGCGAATTCGTCGTGACGGGTGACTCGGCGGCCCCGACCGACCAGGACGGCCGCCTCGCCGAGGCCGCCGCGGGATACAAACGCTACGTCGACAGTCAGCTGGCCGCACTGCAGGAGACGGCCACCGCGTTCGTTGCCGCGATCAAGGCCGGGGACATCGCGAGCGCCAAGGCTCAGTATCCGCTCACGCGCACCTACTACGAGCGCATCGAGCCGATCGCCGAGAGCTTCCCCGACGACCTCGACCCGCGCATCGACCTGCGCGAGGTGGACGTCGAGCCGGGCTGGAACTGGACCGGCTTCCACCGCCTCGAGAAGGACCTGTGGATCCAGGGCCCACAGCCCGACACGCACACGATCGCGGACCAGCTCCTCGCCGATCTGCAGGAGCTGACGGACGGCGTTGCCGCACCGGACTTCCGGATCGACCCTATCCAGATGGCGGGCGGCGCGCAGACGCTACTCGACGAGATTGCCCGCACCAAGATCACCGGCGAGGAGGACATCTTCTCCCACACCGACCTGTACGACTTCCAGGCCAACGCCGACGGCTCGCAGGCAGCGATCGCTTCGCTGCGCCCGATCCTCGACGAGCGCAACCCAGAACTCGCCGCGCGCATCGATCAGCGCTTCGCCGAACTCGATCAGGCCCTCTCGCAGTACCGCCAGGGCGACGTCTTCGTCTCGTACGAGACGGTGACCGAGCCACAGCGCCAAGCACTGTCGCAGAAGATCGACGCGCTGTCCGCCGAGGTGAGCCAGGTGCAAGGTGTCGTTGCAGGATAG
- a CDS encoding lytic transglycosylase domain-containing protein, whose amino-acid sequence MVTSAALVGVAVVTLSVGLADLDQPPIEVPAGIPPGLGAPVPVIDINAPGRTASLLRDWAGPLATPIGVSVTALEAYGYAARVMEQTRPECGIGWTTLAGIASVESKHGTHGGARVGDSGQVDPPIRGIPLDGSPGVAEIPDTDDGTSDGDATHDRAMGPLQFIPETWKRWGVDANGDGVADPDNIDDAALTAARYLCARGGDLTTADGWQKALMAYNLSGEYLMEVRDRAAAYSVGIRR is encoded by the coding sequence ATGGTGACATCGGCTGCCTTGGTGGGTGTGGCGGTCGTGACCCTGTCGGTCGGGCTCGCGGATCTCGACCAGCCGCCGATCGAGGTCCCCGCTGGTATTCCGCCGGGCCTCGGTGCGCCGGTCCCGGTGATCGACATCAATGCGCCCGGCCGTACCGCGAGCCTGCTACGGGACTGGGCGGGGCCGCTCGCCACGCCGATCGGGGTTTCCGTCACCGCGCTCGAGGCGTATGGCTACGCGGCGCGCGTGATGGAACAGACCCGGCCGGAGTGCGGAATCGGCTGGACCACACTGGCTGGTATTGCGAGTGTGGAGAGCAAGCACGGCACCCATGGGGGTGCGCGCGTTGGTGACAGTGGACAGGTGGACCCGCCGATCCGTGGCATCCCGCTCGACGGCTCGCCCGGCGTCGCGGAGATTCCTGACACCGACGACGGCACATCGGACGGCGACGCGACGCACGATCGCGCGATGGGCCCACTGCAGTTCATCCCAGAAACATGGAAGCGCTGGGGCGTCGACGCGAACGGTGACGGCGTCGCCGATCCCGACAACATCGACGACGCAGCGCTCACCGCGGCCCGCTACCTGTGCGCCCGTGGCGGCGACCTCACCACCGCTGACGGCTGGCAGAAGGCGCTCATGGCGTACAACCTGTCGGGGGAGTATCTGATGGAGGTGCGCGATCGGGCGGCGGCGTACTCGGTGGGAATACGGCGGTGA
- a CDS encoding septum formation initiator family protein has protein sequence MNQRGRSRSGRPSPGGRPERRSDGTGQGPHRPRRARSGAPAAPTGSSDSTAPETPGADAAVDGATRAARTRPSRVGARRVAPPERPERTFFGLSTGRAVILAVVICALALTLAMPLRTYLTQRAEADRLASERVSLENELKALQIQKQQIEDPAWIDAQARERLGLVKPGETPYKVQLPGDYKPPVKDAPPPPPSTGAWHSDLWQRMTQPLPVAEPEPATPETRTVPAPAPREPGVPTG, from the coding sequence ATGAACCAGCGCGGTAGGTCGCGGTCGGGTCGCCCCTCTCCGGGTGGGCGTCCCGAGCGCCGCAGCGACGGAACCGGGCAGGGGCCGCATCGGCCCCGCCGCGCCCGGTCCGGTGCGCCTGCCGCGCCCACCGGCAGCAGCGACTCCACCGCACCGGAAACCCCCGGTGCGGACGCAGCGGTCGATGGAGCCACTCGCGCCGCCCGCACCCGCCCCTCCCGGGTGGGTGCGCGGCGGGTCGCGCCGCCGGAACGGCCCGAGCGCACCTTCTTCGGGCTGTCGACGGGCCGTGCGGTGATTCTCGCCGTAGTGATCTGTGCGCTGGCACTGACTCTCGCGATGCCGCTGCGCACTTACCTCACTCAGCGCGCCGAGGCGGACCGACTGGCCTCCGAACGCGTGTCGCTCGAGAACGAGCTGAAAGCACTGCAGATTCAGAAGCAGCAGATCGAAGACCCCGCGTGGATCGATGCGCAGGCCCGTGAACGGCTCGGTCTGGTAAAGCCGGGCGAGACGCCGTACAAGGTCCAGCTACCCGGTGACTACAAGCCTCCGGTCAAGGATGCTCCGCCCCCGCCGCCATCGACCGGGGCATGGCACAGCGATCTGTGGCAGCGAATGACGCAACCGCTACCTGTCGCTGAGCCCGAACCCGCAACGCCGGAGACCCGAACGGTGCCGGCGCCCGCACCTCGAGAACCAGGAGTACCCACCGGGTGA
- the eno gene encoding phosphopyruvate hydratase, whose amino-acid sequence MAIIEQVGAREILDSRGNPTVEVEVLLDDGSFARAAVPSGASTGEHEAVELRDGGDRYLGKGVEKAVEAVLGEIAPAIIGLDATEQRTVDQALLDADGTPDKSRLGANALLGASLAVARAGAETSGLELFRYVGGPNAHVLPVPMMNILNGGAHADTGVDVQEFMVAPIGASSFKESLRWGAEVYHSLKAVLKEKGLSTGLGDEGGFAPDVAGTKEALDLIAIAVAKTGLKLGTDVALALDVAATEFYTDGTGYKFEGKNRTAAEMAAFYAELLEAYPLVSIEDPLDEDDWEGWVSLTDQIGNKIQLVGDDLFVTNPERLEEGIAKGAANALLVKVNQIGTLTETLDAVDLAHRSGYKTMMSHRSGETEDTTIADLAVAVGSGQIKTGAPARSERVAKYNQLLRIEESLGDAARYAGELAFPRFAFEG is encoded by the coding sequence GTGGCCATCATTGAGCAGGTCGGAGCTCGCGAGATCCTCGATTCCCGTGGCAACCCCACGGTGGAGGTCGAGGTGCTGCTCGACGACGGCAGCTTCGCCCGCGCTGCCGTTCCCTCCGGTGCCTCCACCGGCGAGCACGAGGCCGTCGAGCTGCGTGACGGTGGCGACCGCTACCTCGGCAAGGGCGTCGAGAAGGCCGTCGAGGCCGTGCTCGGCGAGATCGCGCCGGCGATCATCGGCCTGGACGCCACCGAGCAGCGCACCGTCGACCAGGCCCTGCTGGACGCCGACGGCACCCCGGACAAGTCCCGCCTCGGCGCCAACGCGCTGCTCGGCGCGTCGCTGGCCGTTGCTCGCGCGGGTGCCGAGACGTCCGGTCTCGAGCTGTTCCGTTACGTCGGTGGACCTAACGCGCATGTCCTGCCGGTGCCGATGATGAACATCCTCAACGGTGGCGCCCACGCCGATACCGGCGTCGATGTCCAGGAGTTCATGGTCGCGCCCATCGGTGCTTCGAGCTTCAAGGAGTCGCTGCGCTGGGGTGCCGAGGTGTACCACTCCCTCAAGGCCGTGCTCAAGGAGAAGGGCCTGTCCACCGGTCTCGGCGACGAGGGTGGCTTCGCTCCCGATGTTGCGGGCACCAAGGAAGCGCTCGACCTGATCGCCATCGCGGTTGCCAAGACCGGTCTCAAGCTCGGTACCGACGTCGCGCTCGCGCTCGATGTCGCGGCCACCGAGTTCTACACCGACGGCACCGGTTACAAGTTCGAGGGCAAGAACCGCACGGCCGCCGAGATGGCTGCGTTCTACGCGGAGCTGCTCGAGGCCTACCCGCTGGTCTCCATCGAGGACCCGCTGGACGAGGACGACTGGGAGGGCTGGGTTTCCCTGACCGACCAGATCGGCAACAAGATCCAGCTCGTCGGCGACGATTTGTTCGTCACCAATCCGGAGCGCCTCGAGGAGGGCATCGCCAAGGGTGCCGCCAACGCGCTCCTGGTGAAGGTCAACCAGATCGGCACGCTCACCGAGACGCTCGACGCGGTCGACCTGGCGCACCGAAGCGGCTACAAGACCATGATGAGCCACCGCTCCGGCGAGACCGAGGACACTACCATCGCCGACTTGGCCGTGGCCGTCGGCAGCGGTCAGATCAAGACGGGCGCTCCCGCCCGAAGCGAGCGTGTCGCGAAGTACAACCAGCTGCTGCGCATCGAGGAAAGCCTCGGCGACGCCGCCCGTTACGCCGGTGAGCTCGCCTTCCCGCGGTTCGCCTTCGAGGGTTAA